One genomic segment of Impatiens glandulifera chromosome 6, dImpGla2.1, whole genome shotgun sequence includes these proteins:
- the LOC124942690 gene encoding uncharacterized protein LOC124942690, whose amino-acid sequence MGPRTIQHETVASEATAAPGASASSFGSDACGVHSKAFQDCINTSGSEISRCQFYMDMLAECRRDSSSGSMLSS is encoded by the exons ATGGGTCCTCGTACCATTCAACATGAAACTGTTGCCTCTGAAGCAACTGCTGCTCCTGGAGCTTCAGCTAGCAGTTTCGGATCTGATGCTTGCGGTGTTCATTCCAAGGCCTTCCAGGAT TGCATAAACACCTCTGGAAGTGAAATCAGTAGATGCCAGTTCTACATGGACATGTTGGCAGAATGCAGGAGGGACTCTTCTTCTGGTTCCATGCTCAGTTCTTAA
- the LOC124941134 gene encoding 26S proteasome non-ATPase regulatory subunit 2 homolog A-like: protein MEQHPNNTSGSGPAKEESTVKVPVKDPKKKKDEKKDEDLPEEDLALKQQLELYVERVQDSDPAIQKVALESMRQEIRTSTSSMTSVPKPLKFLRPHYVTLKSYYETMVESDLKKFLADILSVLAMTMSVEGERESLKYRLLGSEGDIGSWGHEYVRNLAGEISQEYAKRQSEEVPFDDLMELVQQIVAFHMKHNAEYEAVDLLMEVEDLDLLVEHVDSTNYKRTCLYLNSSARYLAGPDDMLVLDIAYTIYMKFEEYPLALQIALFLDNMQYVKQVFTSCTDSLRKKQLCYLLARHGVTFELDEEVIPDDEEREALQEIINNTKLSEGYLTLARDIEVMEPKSPEDIYKAHLLDGRSSAGASIDSARQNLAATFVNAFVNAGFGQDKLMTAPSEASSATPSGNSGNWLFKNKEHGKASAAASLGMILLWDVDSGLSQIDKYFHSNDNHVIAGALLGVGIVNCGIKNDCDPALALLSDYVDKEDSSVRIGAIMGLGLAYAGAQNEQIRSKLTPILGDAKASLDVIAFTAISLGLVYVGSCNEEIAQAIIFALMDRSESELGEPLTRLLPLGLGLLYLGKQESVEATAEVSKTFNEKIRKYCDLTLLSCAYAGTGNVLKVQHLLGQCAQHLEKGETHQGPAVLGIAMVAMAEELGLEMAIRSLEHLLQYGEQNIRKAVPLALGLLCISNPKVNVMDTLSRLSHDTDSEVAMAAIISLGLIGAGTNNARIAGMLRNLSSYYYKEATLLFCVRIAQGLVHLGKGLLTLSPYHSERSLLSPTALGGIITLLHACLDLKGIILGKYHYVLYFIVLAIQPRMLMTVDEKLKPLPVPVRVGQAVDVVGQAGRPKTITGFQTHSTPVLLAAGDRAELATDKYIALSPILEGFVILKENPDYRPEQ from the exons ATGGAGCAACATCCAAACAATACCAGTGGAAGTGGGCCCGCCAAGGAAGAGTCCACCGTGAAGGTCCCGGTTAAGGAtccgaagaagaagaaggatgagaAGAAGGACGAAGATCTT CCGGAGGAGGATTTGGCGTTAAAGCAGCAATTGGAACTGTATGTAGAGAGAGTGCAGGACTCCGACCCAGCAATTCAGAAGGTTGCCCTCGAGAGCATGAG GCAGGAGATAAGAACTTCAACTAGCTCTATGACCTCAGTTCCAAAGCCCTTGAAGTTCTTACGTCCACATTATGTTACTCTTAAGTCTTATTACGAAACAATGGTTGAATCAGATTTGAAG AAATTCCTGGCAGATATACTTTCTGTTCTGGCAATGACCATGTCTGTAGAGGGAGAACGG GAAAGCTTAAAATATAGATTGTTGGGTTCTGAAGGTGATATTGGGTCATGGGGTCATGAATATGTGAG GAACTTGGCTGGAGAAATTTCACAAGAGTATGCTAAAAGACAg AGTGAGGAGGTTCCGTTTGATGACCTTATGGAACTTGTCCAACAAATTGTTGCTTTTCACATGAAG CACAATGCTGAATATGAGGCTGTAGATCTCTTAATGGAG GTTGAAGATCTTGATTTGCTAGTCGAGCATGTTGACAGTACAAATTATAAGAGAACCTGCTTATATCTCAACAGTTCAGCAAG ATATCTTGCAGGACCAGATGACATGCTAGTTTTAGATATTGCCTACACGATCTATATGAAGTTTGAAGAGTATCCTCTTGCACTTCAGATTGCATTATTCCTGGACAACATGCAG TATGTGAAGCAGGTTTTCACGTCTTGCACTGATTCGTTAAGGAAAAAACAGTTATGCTACCTGCTTGCGCGACAT GGAGTAACCTTTGAGCTTGATGAAGAGGTGATTCCAGATGATGAAGAAAGGGAGGCATTGCAAGAAATCATCAACAACACCAAGCTAAGTGAAGGATATCTTACCCTTGCTCGTGATATAGAAGTGATGGAGCCGAAGTCTCCTGAGGATATTTACAAG GCGCATTTGCTTGATGGCCGATCTAGTGCTGGTGCAAGCATTGATTCTGCTAGACAGAACTTAGCAGCAACATTTGTCAATGCATTTGTGAATGCTGGTTTTGGTCAG GACAAGCTAATGACAGCTCCATCAGAAGCTTCCAGCGCTACTCCCTCTGGGAACTCTGGGAACTGGCTTTTCAAGAACAAGGAACATGGAAAAGCTAGTGCAGCGGCTAGTCTT GGTATGATTTTGCTCTGGGATGTGGATTCTGGACTTTCTCAAATTGACAAATACTTTCACAGTAATGACAACCATGTTATAGCTGGTGCTCTGTTAGGAGTTGGTATTGTGAACTGTGGGATCAAGAATGATTGTGATCCT GCATTGGCTCTTCTATCTGATTATGTTGACAAGGAAGATTCTTCTGTCAGAATTGGTGCTATTATGGGTCTGGGCCTTGCATATGCCGGTGCGCAGAATGAGCAG ATTCGTAGTAAGTTGACTCCTATACTTGGAGATGCTAAAGCTTCTCTTGATGTTATTGCATTTACTGCAATATCACTAGGCTTGGTATATGTTGGATCATGCAATGAAGAGATTGCCCAGGCTATAATATTTGCTCTGATGGACAGAAGTGAATCAGAATTAGGAGAGCCACTCACTCGTCTTTTGCCACTAGGACTTGGTCTTTTGTATCTTGGGAAACAg GAAAGTGTTGAGGCGACTGCTGAGGTTTCAAAGACCTTCAACGAAAAAATCCGAAAATATTGTGATTTGACTCTGCTTTCCTGTGCCTATGCTGGGACTGGAAACGTGCTCAAG GTGCAACATCTCCTTGGGCAATGTGCACAACATCTTGAGAAAGGAGAAACACACCAGGGACCAGCTGTACTTGGGATTGCTATGGTTGCAATGGCCGAAGAGCTGGGTCTTGAAATGGCTATCCGTTCATTAGAGCATCTTCTGCAGTATGGGGAGCAAAATATTAGAAAAGCTGTTCCTTTGGCTCTTGGTCTCCTTTGTATCTCGAACCCTAAG GTCAATGTTATGGATACATTAAGCAGACTGAGTCATGATACGGATTCCGAAGTAGCAATG GCTGCAATTATCTCATTGGGGTTGATTGGTGCTGGAACAAACAATGCTAGAATAGCTGGCATGCTTCGTAACCTGTCTAGTTATTACTACAAAGAAGCTACCCTTCTCTTCTGC GTGCGCATTGCCCAAGGTCTTGTCCATTTGGGGAAGGGATTATTAACTCTGTCCCCTTATCACTCTGAACGCTCTTTGCTTTCCCc GACTGCACTAGGTGGGATAATAACGCTGTTACATGCATGCCTTGATTTGAAAGGCATAATCTTGGGGAAATACCATTATGTTCTTTATTTCATTGTTTTGGCAATCCAG CCAAGAATGCTGATGACGGTAGATGAGAAGCTGAAACCTCTTCCTGTGCCAGTTAGGGTAGGGCAAGCTGTGGATGTAGTTGGACAGGCAGGTCGACCCAAGACCATCACAGGGTTCCAGACCCATTCAACTCCGGTTCTTCTGGCTGCTGGCGACAGAGCAGAGCTTGCCACAGACAA GTATATAGCTCTATCTCCCATCCTTGAAGGCTTTGTCATCTTGAAAGAAAATCCAGACTACAGACCAGAGCAGTAA
- the LOC124941135 gene encoding F-box protein PP2-B11-like yields MVVNDNGSTETAMDFFNKLPEGCIAHVLSLTTPQDACRLSLVASAFRSAADSDAVWEAFLPSDYKEIIARGVSPPPPLTTKDLFFHLADNPLIIDSGTKSFSLEKRSGLKCYMLAARDLTIVWSDSPMYWRFTSLPESRFPEVAELISVCWLEIHGKLSRKMLSENTLYGAYLVFKWTSEAYGMDHQPVEVSCRISGGACKTQTVFLDHTRMRTNNNNNNDRLATRYPAGRRFGILHRNFTSLVRRQFSFAGSSGGGGGEEEEDNRMEGNQQQPPPPQPKVRRDGWSEIKMGEYFSSRRQEEGDDDDDGDLEMSFMEVKGGNWKSGLIVEGIEIRPVQSQSN; encoded by the exons atgGTGGTGAATGATAACGGTAGTACTGAAACAGCAATGGATTTCTTCAACAAACTGCCCGAGGGTTGCATAGCTCACGTCCTCTCTCTTACGACCCCCCAAGATGCCTGCAGGCTGTCCCTTGTGGCCTCCGCCTTCAGATCGGCGGCAGATTCCGACGCTGTCTGGGAGGCATTTCTACCCTCTGATTACAAGGAGATAATCGCGAGGGGGGTTTCGCCTCCTCCTCCTCTAACCACCAAGGACTTGTTTTTCCACCTTGCCGATAACCCTCTCATCATCGACAGCGGAACTAAG agctTTTCATTGGAAAAACGGAGTGGGCTCAAGTGTTATATGTTGGCTGCTAGAGACCTGACCATTGTATGGAGTGACTCCCCAATGTACTGGAGATTTACATCTCTACCCGAATCCag ATTCCCGGAGGTGGCAGAGTTGATCAGCGTTTGCTGGCTGGAGATTCATGGAAAGCTAAGTAGGAAGATGCTGTCTGAAAACACTTTGTATGGAGCTTACCTGGTATTCAAGTGGACATCTGAAGCATATGGCATGGATCATCAACCCGTGGAGGTATCTTGCAGGATTAGCGGGGGTGCATGCAAAACTCAAACTGTTTTTCTTGACCATACAAGAATGAgaaccaacaacaacaacaacaacgatAGGCTGGCAACCCGGTATCCGGCGGGGAGGAGGTTTGGGATACTTCACCGCAACTTTACCAGCTTGGTGAGACGACAATTCTCCTTCGCTGGCTCCTctggtggaggaggaggagaggaGGAAGAGGATAATAGAATGGAGGGGAATCAGCAACAGCCTCCTCCTCCTCAGCCTAAGGTGAGAAGAGATGGTTGGTCAGAGATAAAGATGGGAGAGTATTTCAGCAGCAGGAGGCAAGAAGaaggagatgatgatgatgatggcgaTCTGGAGATGAGTTTCATGGAGGTGAAAGGAGGCAACTGGAAGAGCGGCCTCATTGTTGAGGGGATTGAGATCCGTCCAGTCCAGTCCCAGTCTAATTGA